ctactagtcatcttgcattctaatcgtctaacgttttctatgcgtccaattttatagaaaactccgattagggaccattttcaacctttgacattcaagttcacttgatagacatttcttagtcacaggactggtcctgacagtctatcttgaatatatcgtcaaattgaagggactcatcatttaatactaaaccaagattaaatggaatatgaaaatacatttcatatatgataaatgttcaaccccaatgttttacaagcatgggcctcaaacccatcttctaaaacagttcatggaattcaaagctatgcttgatttccagtgctacaatgtgagtgttgcttctcacttgttgcataggtttagttatcatgctttgccaatcttaatatccttttcatcgaatgttcttcgagatatgatgataagatcttttcgagtttgtttattatgtgatctagtctttcttacttcgatggtggttttactcattttgcaatgaagaaccatcaagttagcagacgtttttcttgcttcaagagtggttctacgcatttttcaatgaagaatcatccaGCCAGCAGATAGgagatctacccaagttcagtgaagaactttaaacaaccctgttttattgcttcttaggcaataattacttttacttcaactttataggttgctagtgatgctttgtttggaattacttatccaaggagttcacagatatgtggaatactctcaactatatcttagaacatagaaatcattattttaatttcccacgcaacaactcatggtctccaacccatgttgccatttcaaaacacgatgctctatagctcgtccttgtcaatggttaactccaaaggggtcttgcttgatcctttgccagtgtttctgcgtgtagcatcaatatttagcatatctttatttccttgaatcaagaactattcctatgtaccttttcaagtaccataagtattcttgatctcaatctagttgatcttcacttagatcaatagagattggtatatgttcgtcatggctaaagtcatacgatacgtttttggcgatcctcatattatatcatacatgataaattcttttgcagaataattcccaattgaattctattcatgtaactttagcttattcaatttcagcagatactgaatccagctaaattctttgacatataatataggttaagaatctcatttagactctttgatgtttaacttagtaaatgcttatacatagttcaaacatcctttacttagatttattcacatgggtcgaatatctccaatggagactttcgtgtttgatttagtaaatgccattacttaatccaaaacattgatataagatctttgtaaatagatcttaatacccagtatgcactaagtttcgccttggtccaacattgatgaataatttcaaacctaagttattagcatttgaatgttatttcacaatagagagatatgtgtgtgatacacataggaccaattaagttttatgtactcccactaaacttcttatatatctataagaatcatgtacattttatgaaactaaaatacttattagcttcactaaaatacatttctaattcccaattgcttgcttaaatctgtacttagatttcataagctagctttctttttcaagcatttatttggatccacaaatcctatgacataccatgtacatagtttattccaacatttgactgaggaatacgttttgtcatccaattgctatatgtaccaatatgcaatcattgcttgaattatagacttgagcattacgattatgcatgaggtttcaacacaattcacaccatgaatttgcttgtaacctttagcaactaatctagctttgtgtgtgaacacaattcaatgtttgatggtttttatccttaaaacaaacttgcaaccaataggtgtgaacctattcttgcaaatcaacaaaatttcaattttgtcatcaaaacattgagtatgttttatggcctctaaccatttaaaacatttgagtctatatatggcctctaaccattttagggaatctaggtttcgtcatagctttcttacaagtcataaactcattaatctacatgatgcaagttgtaggtttcttcactatcgaatagaagaatctcatagtttcattgaccagaactctatgtttccttactatctaatagaagaatctcatagttccagtgacttgaactctatgcctacttgggtatagaacatcaaacaatagaacatcaacaggcactttgagagtcctttgaatattctattctccttgaagcacttgtaaagtcttctaagagatgtctattctttaaaagctacttctaaagtcctttcagaatgagttcggattttctgaagcacttcgaaaagcctccggaatgtccgtttatgtttgttgttcgcctcgaaaactttcgaggtctattttctcccacttgtcattttggaaacgaatctccaaaaggacattatttcgagcaaacaaacattatgttctcaaaaattcgtggtagaaacaatacccttgtgtctcatttgaataaatcacaatgaaacatatatctagacttgggccttagtttgttgaataacaaacactaagctcccactgagtttagcaactctttagatatatataattgaaaagatatcctgaaatttcttttcaatagctttgacgaatttggtttagtttggtggtagttgagcattttgttttagaaattataggaaaagtctttatgattcatcattgatcgaatcaagtactaattgacttcgatcattccaacgtagatatgccatatcttatggagctagattgtgaaattacaacacacaatcattgatgatcatatttggtctcaagtaatcatcaacatgatctaacctagatctttatgatttcttgccgagtggattttatacttctgaatctttgaactagccaaacagattcaacttatatcacatttgagtaaataaacctatattcactcaaatccatgtgaaataataaagtcataaaacctttctttagctttgaactctatcgtctaggcgttctaacaatagttcatattctttgttactttcaacaagtaagactagcttgtcttaagttgatctagaaatcaaccaactttcaaaagtccatcaaaatagagcttatgaatgttaacttgttgatatggtctaagcaacaatgccaaagatttaatggaactcaaatcaagggtttgatttgaacctagtaaagttctttaaagagttgtttgttttaatcaagcatattgactcaaccagtaattgaccatttcattcaaataaacaaacaaacatttgtttttgtttttctttgaatgtgagtctttctgtgtttgaagcagaaatttaggtatgctgattttggaacaaaatagccattaagttccagcctttgaaaggtcttaaaacaaactagatgaccctacaactaatgtagcattgccatgcttcatttcccacttgtaggtcattagtgtatcctagcttccattgtttgagttattaccgaagtaagaacctcaagcggtatatgataccaaggaagtttgattgctaggtcacttctctttaaacataaacttataggtagaaacggaatcgtaaattcctttcatttgttcctcgttttcctatttcttgtaccctttcttatagtcttaagaattgaattctttagtgttgacttttatactttgttagacatgtccaatgtcaccaacaaggttctttaccattttaatttatgttgaatattctgtttcaactagatgatcttaccagaagcttctaaagttctctaagtatcgatctattcgaatgtctagggactagactcattcgagaaataaatggacaaagatattaggttgttaaccattggtaaggctgagcgtttaaactcaatgctttatgatctcaaaactacattgtattttgaattcacaagcaccaattggtttgccattcgactttaatattcgaaaacaaccataaaagtcgatataagaaacgtacattttaaattgctcactttctctcttttccgtgaatcgttcttggattcactaccaatcaaggaaatttactgttacctttctaaaaggatttattgcagtgcaagatatttaattataaacaataattaaaacatacattgaagcatgcaaagtctaaacatttatcatgaataataacttgaaattaaagcaaccatgcaattcaaacaagttattagcattttattcgattatattgttccggcaggtgtgaataaaatgattccaagatcctaaaatcattgaagaactaagcacagtttgtcgacttaatcctagaacatcttaggtaagcaaaagccttttgctaatagtctagaaactattcttggttgataggtacgtctaagaacttattaggtaaacctatcgaatttgccacgacataaaaggactccttacttatatcgttgagtttcaccaaaactaacatgtactcacaattatttgtgtaccttgcccctttaggaccaataagtaacacctcgctgagcgaaaactattactagattgatgtaaaggatatccaagcaagtgtatattttggcatggcaccttttaactcaatttttaagtttggaacttaaggctcttactatgttggttagattttaagtgaactaaaatccttaatcatgcaacataatcaagcttttgatctcatgcattttaagacatatttaaaacaataaataacttaaaacatgcataagatatttgtgatctagtatggcccgacttcatcttgaagctttgacttcaaagtccgtcttgaaaatctccgtgggaggcaccattttcttcaaataggataagctataactaattacaactatttgatggttcgcagaccatatttgaattgaaaaataactttggtactttagaccaattacattcaaattaatggtacgcagaccatattttctatcctatttaggccatactagtcacttcataacctgcaaaacagtacatatacaatatataccattcacccattcattatcatgaatggcccacatagctggttagtaaaacacattatgcatcacgtaaacatttgcagcaattaatcaagggcaccaataatctaccaattattcagtccttattaattctaatcgagttgttttaaccttaaggatttgtagacctaatcaagagtttatgactaaaaagcgctcccactcaaaccaataaattcatatgctttactaattttaaacataaaattgtatttctagtctaaccggaaacatacaaatttaattaaaatttaaagctcatataaatttataattgaatccaaaaatttaatttaatttcagtcgcatttaaattaattcatgattttaattttagtaaaataattagaataaattccatttattataattataatattcaaaattaaaatccaagaaattaattcaaattattaattttaaaattaattaaaattatgtgaactgaaattttcaaattaaacattcaaaacgatctaatcgtaacgcaaacaccctacgcgttgcacgcccatgggccgcacgcacacagccattgctggccatgtgcgcgcagcccatgcgctcgtcgcatagctgctgctgtcctatcgcaagcctccgcacagcgccccatcgcacgcgagctatcgctcgcagtgcgcgcgcgcgagatcgctcgctgggcgcgctggctcgctcgctgtgcgcgcgagccatcgctcgctggggcgcgacatcgctcgctgggcgagcgacatcgcgcgctgcgcgcgcgagccatcgctcgctggggcgcgacatcgctcgctgggcgagcgacatcgcgcgctgcgcgcgcgagcagtgctgggcgcagcgctcgtggcacgcgagcttgcgctcgctgcgcacgaggctgcgcgcacttgtgcgaggcagcgcgcgttgtggcgcagctcgcttgctgcccacacgcgactgccttggctcgcccttcgcccacgcccattcgttcattgctcgtggcacacgacacaaggcaaggctgctgccttgtgctcgtgcactacgcccttgctcattgtattcgtgccgcacgggcgacgagctcccttgctcgtcgtcgcatgcccgcattatacaacaccccttaagggtaacacgaagcgtccattgcttcgtgcgtgcaagttatttgaacgaatcgcataaaaatttaaaatttatatttaaaattaatgacaaattaataaatattattaatttcataattttagggcgaaaaatcgaaaatttattatccaattgatttccgattgatatggattcaagtctaggtcataaaaatttaaaatttatcgtaaatttacaatttttatggtggtttttaatcataggtttctaattaaattacaattaattatgaaaatcaaattaattctaaattattctaattttcaacaaattaatcataattacaaattagattgcataattaacaagactaggcattcaaacttgttaaacatatgcagtaggtcaatcaaaaattcaagatttatcaacaggaatcgcaaatatttaatttaacatcttaaatttacgaaattttgcattcgaaaaactaaaaccttcgaaaagtcatagttaggcttcgaatttgagaattctgggttcggcagaaaaatactatttttgtcaaaattttagaatgccttttacatgcggaattgacacaaaaatcactcaattcggatgagtaatgaagaaactgccgaaaaactgcgtacatataattaaataaacgcaatttgcaattaattaacaattacgaaaattaatcacccattttaattcttgcaaatttgtaatatttaaccatgttcatgcaatttagattatgaaaataataaggggctcgtgataccactgttaggttatgatacatatgacattacataaatcatgcggaaacaaccattgacccaggacaacatattatttacacataatcatatagcataatttagatgcatactctttgttgcgtgccctccctagctgcgcccgaaccgaacaagaacaagtcttttaggactccaagtgtcgtccctccgtagatagtccacagcacgtccggatccgccttaagattgaccaactagaatcgcccttaaggtactagaaaatttcggcacttttgagcaagatgtgtgttttaattttttctcaaaaaaaaaactcacttttgaatactttaaaacttatgtataaattatgacccctaggcctttatttatagagttatggaaaaggaatcgtaatcctagtaggatacgaattaattggaattagaattctacatgaattctatttaattaatttatccaattaggaatagaaatttaatcatacactgactcttgtagattcaggaatcacgcatgagcacaaactcacacacacacggcagccacaagggctgcccatgcgcgtgcgagcagcagcccgcgtagcacggcccacgcagccgtggcccttggcgcgcgctgggcctgccttgcggtaggcctggccgctgccttggctgggcttgtggcgcgcatgcttgctgggcgatggccccggcttcgtgctgggccttcgtccggcaagcctcgtccgatgctaattcgtacgatacgcttccgattaaatttccatttccggaatctatttccgatacgaacaatatttaatatttccgattccggaattaatttccgtttcgaacaaatatttaatatttccgtttccggaattattttccgattccggcaatatttccgattctgacaatatttccgtttccggtaatatttccgattctggtaatatttccatttccaataatattttccgatacgtaccatgtttccgtttccggcaacatctacgacttggataatattcatatttccgatacgatccatatttccgtttccggcaatatcatcgtttccggagtattcatttcttgcctgtgacgatcttagctcccactgaaaccaagatccgtcggttccgaatattcatagatggagtatttaatgccattaaatacttgatccgtttacgtactatttgtgtgaccctacgggttcagtcaagagtaagctgtggattaatatcattaattccacttgaactgaagcggcctctagctaggcattcagctcacttgatctcactgaattattaacttgttaattaatactgaaccgcatttatcagacttaacatagaatgcatacttggaccaagggcattatttccttcatctatttataggctccctaatcccttgatgggctaggcttaggagatttgagttgggcttaggaaataaatgatttgggctagcttaggatttaaattaaactcttttgattgagctcgtttagtaaaacgaattggactttttatttaaaacccgaagctttaaaaatcatttgcaactcatttaatttcccgactcaagaaataaattcgtttcgtaattaattaaaataaaaatattctaattaattaaaatacattaaataaaatgcatttaaatattttttaaatgttaataaattgtaaaatgctttataaatgtaataaaatacacttataaatattataaaaatacgaggtattacagccgCAGGCTCGTGCACAGGAGACGATGCAGACTGCTTGGAGGGATCGACactcttttgagggtgatcgTGGCGCCTCTGGGTCACATGCGAGGCCCCGTGTTTCAGATGTCGGGTTAGGACAGAGGCCTATGCGGCAAAAGACTGAGCCCAAGGGGAGCTATACCGGTATGTTCGGGGTGCCGACGTCTCAGATGAGGTGGCAGGCTCCCTCAATTCATCCATTCCAGGCCGGTTGGAAGCCTCAGCCATTTCAGGAGCCTTTCAGCACCGGGTGGGTGCCTGCGCCGCAGACGCAGAGGTGGGGTTATTCTCATCTTGATGCACTAGTGGAAAAGTGTTTAATTGCGTCGGTGAATTTGCGTCGGCATTATACActtgtgacgcaaatgacaaattttagcataaaaattagtcatttgcgtcgcagttttattaatctgcgacgcaaatgactcaaaGATGCTCGCAGAATCATTTGCATTGCTGATTAGTAAAATTGCGACGCAATTTAGTCACTCATTTGTGTCGCagtattactaatctgcgacgcaaatgactataAGAACATTTTAaagtcatctgcgtcgcagattaattaatctgcgacgcaaatgagttTGGAATATTTATAGAATTTAAATCTTGCGCTCACCACTTTAATTCTCACTTGCTCCAATTAATTCTACTGCAACCTAAAATAGAAACCAAGCAAAAACCCTTCACTGCCGTTCGTTCACCCTCTTCACTTCCTTCACCCTCTTCACTCCGTACGTTCACCCTCCTCACTGCCGCCTGCTCACTTCCATCTCTCCTCTCTTCTCACACCACGTTCGGCCTGCAGTTCTTCCCTCCAATTCTTCTGGCGTCCTCCTCTTTTGCGCGCACCTGCAGCTCATCCTCTGCCGTTGCTTCCTCCGCCGCTGCTCCTTCCGCCGCTTCTCCTTCCGCCGCTGCTCCTTCCGCCACTATGCTGGCTTGCTTCCTTGCTCGTTATGCTAGACGTCTGCTGGAATTGGAGGTCAGGACGCCATT
This sequence is a window from Spinacia oleracea cultivar Varoflay chromosome 1, BTI_SOV_V1, whole genome shotgun sequence. Protein-coding genes within it:
- the LOC110800093 gene encoding uncharacterized protein — translated: MQTAWRDRHSFEGDRGASGSHARPRVSDVGLGQRPMRQKTEPKGSYTEFKSCAHHFNSHLLQLILLQPKIETKQKPFTAVRSPSSLPSPSSLRTFTLLTAACSLPSLLSSHTTFGLQFFPPILLASSSFARTCSSSSAVASSAAAPSAASPSAAAPSATMLACFLARYARRLLELEVRTPFSALLSYPESGLSSRGGALILSSCPLYSPLGLSAILGDPGVHGWSELLGLQADASINPGNSGGPAFNEECNCVGIAFQSMKKEDAENIGYFFQHMSSYTLFKFMRGMEHTLGSQLLGLSGKRWRILTCQWE